The Pseudanabaena sp. FACHB-2040 genome includes a window with the following:
- a CDS encoding response regulator, with protein MAITLTGTILIVEDTPSEMELMSHYLRESGCTVIHAVTGKEALDKATQYKPNVIVTDVVMPGMSGFELCRSLKKNPETAKVPIVICTSKNQEIDRLWGMRQGADAYLTKPYTREQLLRVVVSLLGVGL; from the coding sequence ATGGCGATTACTTTGACAGGAACTATTTTGATTGTTGAAGATACTCCTTCTGAAATGGAGCTGATGAGCCACTACCTAAGAGAAAGTGGCTGCACTGTCATTCATGCCGTGACCGGCAAAGAAGCGCTAGACAAGGCCACTCAGTACAAGCCAAATGTCATCGTGACCGATGTCGTTATGCCCGGCATGAGCGGGTTTGAGCTGTGCCGCAGCTTGAAAAAGAACCCAGAAACCGCCAAAGTCCCCATTGTCATTTGCACCTCTAAGAATCAGGAAATTGACCGCCTTTGGGGTATGAGACAAGGTGCTGATGCCTATCTCACCAAGCCCTATACCCGCGAACAGCTGCTGCGCGTCGTCGTGTCCCTGTTGGGAGTAGGTCTATGA
- a CDS encoding response regulator, with amino-acid sequence MTTYRPSQILHPLSLLAQMSSRQATGCLKVTAEQGAWLLYLERGKLTYATTSFQPFDRLDLYLRRFSGQVPTLISAVRVQVRLLFEKADLPTDACPDYRAICWLVEQQHLPSDQAVALIETLSKEVLEGFLGIREGTPELLETDFLLGLPRLGQFSLRPMVEDCYNRLKQRQGNGSSAQPSSPMLQRNGDYRNATTTLPTAPAPYTAPDTPAPSRPDSGILKPSSKSTYTIACIDDSPTVLRAINDFLDDKMFSVLMISDPVKALMQVIRNKPDLILLDVTMPNLDGYELCSLLRRHSDFKHVPIIMVTSNTGFIDRAKAKLVRASGYLTKPFNQSDLLKIIFKHLS; translated from the coding sequence ATGACTACCTATCGCCCCTCTCAAATTCTGCATCCCTTGAGCTTATTGGCGCAGATGAGTAGTCGTCAGGCTACCGGATGCCTCAAAGTGACCGCTGAGCAGGGGGCCTGGCTACTGTATCTGGAACGGGGCAAACTGACCTATGCCACCACATCCTTCCAGCCATTTGACCGCCTAGACCTCTATCTCAGGCGATTCAGCGGCCAAGTTCCCACCCTGATTAGTGCTGTCCGGGTACAGGTGCGGCTGCTGTTTGAAAAGGCAGACCTACCTACCGATGCCTGTCCCGACTACCGAGCCATTTGCTGGCTGGTGGAGCAGCAGCACCTTCCCTCCGATCAAGCTGTCGCCCTGATCGAAACCCTATCTAAAGAAGTTCTAGAGGGCTTTTTAGGCATTCGAGAAGGCACTCCGGAACTGCTTGAAACAGACTTTTTGTTGGGCTTACCTAGACTGGGGCAATTTAGCCTCAGGCCAATGGTTGAGGACTGCTACAACCGTTTAAAACAGCGCCAAGGCAATGGCTCATCGGCTCAACCGTCCTCTCCAATGCTGCAGCGCAACGGAGATTACCGCAACGCCACCACCACCCTACCCACAGCCCCCGCTCCGTATACAGCCCCCGATACTCCGGCCCCTTCGAGGCCTGATTCAGGCATCTTAAAGCCCTCCAGCAAGAGTACTTATACCATTGCCTGTATTGACGATAGTCCAACGGTTTTAAGAGCCATCAACGACTTTCTAGATGACAAGATGTTTTCTGTTCTAATGATCAGCGACCCGGTTAAAGCGCTGATGCAAGTAATTAGAAACAAGCCTGATCTAATCCTGTTAGACGTTACTATGCCCAACCTGGATGGGTATGAGCTGTGTTCTCTATTGAGGCGTCATTCTGACTTTAAGCATGTACCAATCATTATGGTGACAAGCAATACCGGCTTTATCGATAGAGCCAAAGCCAAGCTGGTAAGAGCCTCGGGTTACTTAACCAAACCCTTTAACCAATCCGATTTGCTCAAAATCATCTTTAAGCATCTAAGTTGA
- a CDS encoding methyl-accepting chemotaxis protein: protein MTTEFHPVSPAQSGKPGLGQPSETNGYGDSNAIIRQPGQDSSKYRGTAYNAAAKDPIVVTEKSKWPLTQWFYNLSVRQKQALGLATTQAISVVGLVGVGSFLIVNGGRSQLLDQAKAELAVTEVTYNIKVDQMAFGFRGQSDNRAVIDLAVAYANGRAVPPANQEEVKRILQNEIQARQIEYATLVGNDLNIIVNANANRTGERFDPEGLVGTVLQNPRQIKASAVVSWEELQREAPPLPEGFAGQDALIRYTITPVRDPATNQVIAALVAGDVVNNKTTILEETLSTVGNGYSAIYQQQEDGSFALATALDSQDNSNLSQAQSAVELSSPALLQQAAAANGGVVAQRDVVGDRTYTLAAKALPTFTGEPAAILVRGTSETALNSLFGDSLRLQLLVALLAVAANLILAQLLARSIARPLRHLQQAAWKFGMGDRQARAAIFSRDEVGRVAHSFNQLADNITYSEQLLQDQYTTAQENVERAQLVTKLTNDIRQSLDERTILGTSVEGVRELFNVDRVVVYRFNSDLKGGEVTAESVRRGWKRSMGQIIDDPLSPDAIERYYAGRVTYMNDRETAQLSQCHCDILERMEVRANMVAPIMCADELVALICVHQCSGPRQWQQEEIDLLQQISIQTGYALGQAKLLDQQQQAADKERQLNEIVLRMRESLEEGYIFRTAVAETRRVLNNQRVLVYLFDEKWRGTFVAESVESGWPTALTDSIYDPCFAERYVEQYRQGRVQATTDIQGSDLTECHLKQLEPYKVRANLVAPILVQDALIGLLIAHQCDGPRVWTALDVNFYRQVARQVGFAVEQARLLTKAETLSQESRQKQESLQRQLVELLSDVEGASRGDLTVRADVTAGEIGTVADFFNSIVESLRQIVTKVKLSAEQVNQSLGQNESAITTLAEAALEQAEETTRILDSVEIMTQSIQQVATSARQAADVAHSASATAETSGNAMDLTVQNILNLREIIGETSKKVKRLGESSQQISKAVSLINQIAMQTNLLAINAGIEAARAGEEGQGFAVVAEEVGELAARSADATKEIERIVENIQRETAEVVDAMEQSTSRVVEGTHFVEDAKRNLGQILEVSRQIDELVQSISTATVSQVETSQAVSRLMHDIAQVSERTSDSSRQISGALRETVEVARELQASVGTFNTGDQV from the coding sequence ATGACCACTGAATTCCACCCAGTTTCTCCTGCTCAGTCTGGCAAACCTGGCCTAGGCCAACCCAGTGAAACAAACGGCTACGGCGACTCCAATGCAATAATCCGCCAGCCTGGACAGGATTCCTCAAAATATCGCGGTACAGCTTATAACGCTGCCGCTAAAGACCCCATTGTGGTCACAGAAAAAAGCAAATGGCCTCTTACGCAGTGGTTTTACAACCTAAGCGTTCGCCAGAAGCAGGCGCTGGGCCTAGCAACCACTCAGGCTATTTCGGTCGTCGGTCTGGTTGGGGTTGGCTCCTTTCTAATAGTCAATGGGGGGCGTAGTCAGCTCTTAGACCAGGCCAAAGCAGAGCTAGCGGTCACGGAAGTAACCTACAACATCAAAGTCGACCAGATGGCGTTTGGTTTCCGAGGGCAGTCAGACAACCGAGCTGTTATCGATTTGGCTGTTGCCTATGCCAATGGGCGAGCCGTTCCTCCTGCAAACCAGGAGGAAGTCAAGCGCATTCTGCAGAACGAAATTCAGGCGCGCCAAATCGAATATGCCACTCTAGTCGGCAACGACCTAAATATTATTGTCAACGCCAATGCCAACCGTACAGGTGAGCGGTTTGACCCAGAAGGACTGGTCGGCACGGTCTTGCAAAACCCCCGGCAAATCAAGGCCAGCGCCGTCGTTAGCTGGGAGGAGCTGCAGCGAGAAGCACCGCCTCTTCCAGAGGGCTTTGCCGGTCAAGATGCCCTGATCCGCTATACGATCACCCCCGTTAGAGACCCCGCCACCAATCAGGTAATTGCTGCCCTGGTAGCAGGTGATGTGGTTAATAATAAAACCACCATTCTTGAGGAGACGCTATCCACTGTTGGCAATGGCTACAGCGCCATTTATCAGCAGCAGGAAGACGGCAGCTTCGCCCTGGCAACGGCTCTCGATAGTCAAGACAACTCTAATTTGAGCCAGGCTCAATCGGCGGTAGAGCTTTCTAGCCCAGCCCTGTTGCAGCAGGCCGCCGCCGCCAATGGCGGGGTGGTAGCCCAGCGAGATGTGGTAGGCGATCGCACCTACACCCTAGCTGCCAAAGCCCTGCCCACCTTTACCGGAGAACCCGCCGCTATTCTGGTACGCGGTACGTCCGAAACAGCCCTCAACAGTCTCTTTGGCGACAGCTTGAGGCTTCAGCTTCTGGTGGCTCTGCTGGCTGTGGCCGCCAACCTGATTCTGGCCCAGTTGTTGGCTCGCTCCATCGCTAGGCCGCTGCGGCATTTGCAGCAGGCCGCCTGGAAATTTGGCATGGGTGATCGGCAGGCGCGTGCCGCTATCTTCTCTCGCGATGAGGTAGGTCGAGTAGCTCACTCCTTCAACCAACTGGCTGACAACATCACCTACTCAGAGCAGTTGCTGCAAGATCAATACACCACTGCTCAAGAGAATGTAGAACGGGCTCAGCTAGTGACGAAACTGACCAACGACATTCGTCAGTCCCTGGATGAACGCACTATCTTGGGCACCTCCGTTGAAGGCGTACGAGAACTCTTCAATGTAGACCGGGTCGTCGTTTATCGCTTCAATAGCGATCTCAAGGGCGGTGAAGTCACGGCAGAGTCGGTTCGCCGGGGCTGGAAGCGGTCTATGGGCCAGATCATTGACGATCCCCTGAGCCCAGATGCTATCGAGCGCTACTACGCCGGACGCGTGACCTACATGAATGACCGGGAGACAGCTCAGCTCAGCCAGTGTCACTGTGACATTTTGGAGCGGATGGAAGTCAGAGCCAATATGGTAGCCCCTATCATGTGTGCTGATGAGCTGGTAGCCCTAATTTGTGTCCACCAGTGTTCTGGGCCGCGCCAGTGGCAGCAAGAGGAGATCGACCTGCTGCAGCAAATCTCGATCCAGACTGGCTACGCCCTAGGTCAGGCCAAACTGCTTGACCAGCAGCAGCAAGCAGCAGATAAAGAACGGCAGCTGAACGAAATCGTCCTACGCATGCGGGAGAGCCTAGAGGAAGGATACATCTTCCGCACAGCTGTTGCTGAAACCCGGCGGGTTTTGAATAACCAGCGCGTGCTGGTGTACCTCTTCGATGAAAAATGGAGAGGCACCTTCGTAGCAGAGTCCGTAGAGTCGGGCTGGCCAACAGCCCTGACCGACTCAATCTACGATCCCTGCTTTGCCGAACGCTATGTAGAGCAGTACCGGCAAGGGCGGGTGCAGGCTACCACAGATATTCAGGGCTCTGACTTGACCGAGTGTCACCTCAAGCAGCTCGAACCCTACAAGGTGCGAGCTAACCTGGTAGCGCCTATCCTGGTACAAGACGCGCTGATTGGCCTATTGATTGCTCACCAGTGCGACGGGCCTCGGGTCTGGACTGCTCTAGATGTCAACTTCTATCGGCAGGTGGCTAGACAGGTTGGCTTTGCTGTAGAACAAGCTCGCCTGCTGACTAAGGCAGAGACTCTTTCACAAGAGAGCCGTCAGAAACAGGAGTCTTTGCAGCGCCAGCTGGTAGAGCTGTTGAGCGATGTTGAAGGAGCTTCTCGTGGCGACCTGACGGTGCGGGCTGATGTGACGGCAGGTGAAATTGGTACAGTTGCTGACTTTTTCAACTCTATCGTTGAAAGTCTGCGCCAGATTGTTACCAAGGTGAAGCTGTCAGCCGAGCAGGTCAACCAGTCCTTGGGGCAAAACGAAAGCGCCATTACCACCTTGGCTGAGGCTGCCCTAGAACAGGCAGAGGAAACCACCCGAATTCTCGACTCGGTGGAAATCATGACTCAGTCTATTCAGCAAGTGGCTACCAGTGCCCGACAGGCGGCTGATGTAGCTCACAGCGCATCTGCTACGGCTGAAACCAGCGGCAACGCGATGGACCTGACGGTGCAAAACATTCTCAATCTGCGAGAAATTATCGGGGAGACTTCAAAGAAGGTGAAGCGCCTGGGTGAATCTTCGCAGCAGATTTCTAAGGCCGTATCGCTGATTAACCAGATTGCTATGCAGACCAACCTGCTGGCCATCAATGCCGGAATTGAGGCAGCTCGGGCCGGAGAGGAAGGCCAGGGCTTTGCAGTGGTCGCTGAAGAAGTTGGTGAACTGGCTGCCCGTTCAGCAGACGCCACCAAGGAAATTGAGCGCATCGTGGAAAACATTCAGCGGGAGACGGCTGAGGTAGTTGACGCGATGGAGCAAAGCACCAGCCGAGTCGTCGAGGGTACGCATTTCGTCGAAGACGCCAAGCGTAACTTGGGCCAGATTCTAGAGGTGTCTCGTCAGATTGATGAGTTGGTGCAGTCGATCTCTACTGCAACTGTGTCTCAGGTAGAGACTTCCCAAGCTGTCTCGCGCCTGATGCACGACATCGCTCAGGTTTCAGAGCGAACCTCTGACTCGTCCCGCCAGATCTCTGGCGCTCTGCGGGAAACCGTGGAAGTTGCCCGAGAGCTGCAGGCTTCGGTAGGGACATTCAACACTGGAGATCAGGTCTAG
- a CDS encoding hybrid sensor histidine kinase/response regulator: protein MAQDKELEIRLQFLDEAQEYLETLESRLLGLAQVVEAEKINEALRAAHSIKGGAGLMGFQTLSDLAHRLEDGLKVLKIQRGSVTVDASLEQLLLRCIDCMGRVIASDRPQSQSGGRANELPPDWLEKEANPLFLQLHERLGEPQEEDAHSMLSPEDGQDIIPLLFETEVEGCLQRLESVLDRQDPRLKEEVAILAQELEGLGEMLQIEAFVQLCQSIAQQIESVNDDQIVSVAQASLQVWRRTQALVVTGNLATIPNALPLSQVEVAESLNLTESLGLTDSFDAAESFALTDNFDAAESFNADSFDAEGFEAESLDTENLNLADSFDAVESLGLTDSFDAADSTPAAASELDLPTDTLEADLAQWLAAEAAEAAANQPTEVQAISRPEPAVNTAWTEAPTPTETLQENTVRVPVLQINQLSDLFGELTIERNRLELEVKRLRDLVMNLQDRLRVMDQINGELRSAYDRVATQTTNSALQQPLLAAAAEREVAHNGHTLTLLEESLSQTTIRDQFDVLELDRYRDVHLPFRETIETIVQLQEVGADIDLSLDNTEQTCRDLRKTARQLQKNLTQLRMRPLSDTFDRFPRALRQMSLQYGKPVDLKIQGGRTLVDRNVLEALQEPLTHIIRNCFDHGIEDSETRLAQGKSAKGLIEIRAYQQSSRTLITIRDDGGGIDTEKIRAKARQMGLDEGLLSAASNQELLSLIFEPGFSTAGRVTDLSGRGIGMDVVRSRLKDIRGDIQVDTQPGLGTTFTLSIPYTLSVTRVLVVESHGMRMAFPVDAIEELLLLASEQIMSTAGKEMFEWEDQIVQLVPLARWLVFNCPVQLETPEIAPTISAPTVLLVEHNGRLVGIQVERSWGEQEVAIRRIEGNLPMPPGFNSCTILGDGQVVPLVNVPELLYWVASLEVNGDSKQPNQPVSNRPAMAGYLPASEAAGTPFQGTMLKRPQRPTILVIDDSINVRRLLALTLEKAGYQVAQAKDGQDALDKLNAGLTVNAVLCDVEMPRLDGYGFLAQIKAQPVHDLLPVAMLTSRGSEKHRQLAANLGAAAYFTKPYNEQFLLKTLAALVEQAVVS, encoded by the coding sequence ATGGCCCAAGATAAGGAACTTGAAATTCGACTGCAGTTTTTAGACGAGGCCCAGGAATACCTGGAGACTCTAGAATCTCGGCTACTGGGTTTGGCCCAGGTAGTCGAAGCAGAAAAGATTAACGAGGCGTTGAGAGCAGCCCATTCGATCAAAGGCGGAGCCGGTCTGATGGGCTTTCAAACCCTAAGCGACCTGGCCCACCGTCTGGAAGATGGGCTGAAAGTTCTAAAAATTCAGCGGGGCTCGGTTACCGTCGATGCCAGTCTGGAGCAGCTGCTTTTGCGGTGTATAGACTGCATGGGCCGGGTAATTGCCAGCGATCGGCCTCAATCTCAGTCAGGGGGTAGGGCAAATGAGCTGCCCCCTGACTGGTTAGAAAAAGAAGCCAACCCCCTGTTTCTGCAGCTGCATGAGCGACTAGGTGAGCCTCAGGAAGAAGATGCTCACTCCATGCTCTCTCCAGAAGACGGTCAAGACATCATTCCGCTGCTGTTTGAAACCGAAGTCGAAGGCTGCCTGCAGCGGCTAGAGTCAGTACTCGACCGTCAAGACCCGCGGCTCAAAGAAGAAGTCGCCATTCTGGCTCAGGAGCTAGAGGGTCTGGGCGAAATGCTGCAGATAGAAGCCTTTGTGCAGCTTTGCCAGTCCATTGCCCAGCAAATTGAAAGTGTCAACGATGACCAGATTGTTTCGGTGGCCCAAGCCTCTTTGCAAGTCTGGAGGCGTACCCAAGCCCTAGTGGTGACAGGTAATCTGGCGACTATCCCCAACGCTCTGCCGCTCAGCCAAGTTGAGGTTGCGGAGAGTCTGAACTTGACTGAGAGCCTGGGCCTGACTGATAGCTTTGACGCCGCTGAGAGTTTCGCTCTGACTGATAACTTTGATGCGGCTGAGAGTTTCAACGCTGACAGTTTTGACGCTGAGGGTTTTGAGGCTGAAAGTCTCGACACTGAAAATCTCAACTTAGCTGACAGCTTTGATGCAGTTGAGAGCCTAGGCCTAACTGATAGCTTTGATGCGGCTGACAGTACCCCAGCGGCCGCCTCTGAACTAGATTTGCCAACCGACACCCTGGAGGCAGATTTGGCCCAGTGGTTGGCTGCCGAGGCAGCAGAAGCCGCCGCTAACCAGCCCACTGAGGTACAGGCCATTTCTCGGCCCGAACCTGCTGTTAACACTGCCTGGACTGAAGCGCCTACTCCTACCGAGACGCTTCAGGAGAACACAGTGCGGGTGCCGGTGCTGCAGATTAACCAGCTCAGTGACCTCTTTGGTGAACTCACCATTGAGCGCAACCGGCTTGAGCTGGAAGTCAAGCGCCTGCGTGACCTGGTGATGAACCTACAAGATCGCTTGCGGGTGATGGACCAAATCAACGGCGAGTTGCGCTCCGCCTACGACCGAGTAGCTACCCAGACGACTAACTCTGCTCTACAGCAGCCTCTGCTGGCGGCTGCGGCTGAACGGGAAGTGGCCCACAACGGCCACACTCTAACGCTATTAGAAGAGTCTCTCAGTCAGACCACGATTCGGGACCAGTTTGACGTGCTGGAGCTAGATCGCTACCGGGATGTGCATCTGCCCTTTCGAGAAACTATTGAGACCATCGTGCAGCTTCAGGAGGTCGGGGCCGATATTGACCTGTCCCTCGACAACACGGAGCAGACCTGCCGTGATCTGCGTAAAACGGCCCGTCAGCTCCAGAAGAATTTGACGCAGCTGCGGATGCGTCCCCTCTCAGACACTTTCGATCGCTTCCCCCGGGCTCTGCGGCAGATGTCTCTGCAGTATGGTAAGCCGGTTGATCTTAAAATCCAGGGAGGGCGCACCCTGGTCGATCGCAACGTCCTAGAGGCTTTGCAGGAGCCGCTGACTCATATCATTCGCAACTGCTTTGACCACGGGATTGAAGACAGCGAGACCCGGCTAGCCCAGGGCAAATCGGCAAAGGGTTTGATTGAAATTCGAGCCTACCAGCAGAGCAGCCGCACTCTGATTACCATCCGTGATGACGGTGGCGGCATCGACACCGAAAAAATCCGGGCTAAGGCTCGCCAGATGGGCTTAGACGAGGGGCTGTTGAGCGCAGCTAGCAACCAGGAACTGTTATCGCTCATCTTTGAGCCTGGGTTTAGCACTGCTGGTCGGGTCACCGATCTCTCTGGTCGAGGCATTGGTATGGACGTTGTCCGCAGTCGATTAAAAGACATTCGGGGCGATATCCAGGTGGATACTCAACCGGGGCTGGGCACGACCTTTACCCTGTCAATTCCGTATACGCTCTCGGTGACTCGGGTGCTGGTCGTCGAAAGCCACGGGATGCGGATGGCGTTTCCGGTGGATGCTATTGAGGAGCTGCTTTTGCTGGCCTCAGAGCAGATTATGTCTACCGCAGGCAAAGAGATGTTTGAGTGGGAAGACCAGATTGTGCAGCTGGTGCCCCTGGCCCGCTGGCTGGTCTTTAACTGCCCGGTGCAGCTAGAAACCCCAGAAATTGCGCCGACTATTTCTGCTCCTACAGTGCTGCTGGTCGAACATAACGGTCGGCTGGTTGGCATTCAGGTAGAGCGGTCTTGGGGTGAGCAAGAGGTGGCGATTCGCCGGATTGAGGGCAACTTGCCTATGCCTCCTGGCTTTAACAGCTGCACCATTTTGGGCGATGGTCAGGTGGTGCCCCTGGTTAATGTGCCTGAACTGCTCTACTGGGTGGCCAGCCTTGAGGTAAATGGCGACAGCAAGCAACCCAATCAACCTGTTTCTAATCGGCCCGCAATGGCTGGGTATTTGCCAGCCTCGGAAGCTGCTGGTACGCCTTTCCAAGGAACGATGCTGAAGCGGCCCCAAAGGCCAACGATTTTGGTCATCGACGACTCGATTAATGTGCGGCGGTTGTTGGCCCTGACGCTTGAAAAAGCAGGCTATCAAGTGGCTCAGGCTAAAGATGGGCAAGATGCTTTGGACAAATTGAATGCAGGATTAACGGTTAATGCTGTGCTCTGTGATGTGGAGATGCCGCGACTCGACGGCTATGGGTTCTTGGCTCAAATTAAGGCCCAACCGGTCCATGACTTACTGCCGGTTGCCATGCTCACGTCACGGGGCAGCGAAAAACACCGGCAGCTGGCTGCCAACTTAGGTGCCGCTGCTTACTTCACTAAGCCCTACAACGAACAGTTTCTGCTCAAGACGCTGGCAGCGCTTGTTGAGCAGGCCGTAGTCAGTTAA
- a CDS encoding chemotaxis protein CheW, translating into MNTTSLILRRETAQGTLAPALLGKSGNTHLKFHLGLQTPAVMPTRHIQEAITVPAQRVSPMPNMPPCMLGLINRRSRVVWVADLALLLGLPIAQALSHQYNLILMQVGTVSLAMRVHEIDGILSISPEMIQAPPAHIPATLIPYLRGCILQPAEVLLALNAEAIVQSSALQFHSA; encoded by the coding sequence ATGAACACAACTTCCCTCATCCTGCGCCGAGAAACTGCTCAGGGAACCTTAGCTCCGGCCCTGCTCGGCAAGTCGGGCAACACACACCTGAAATTTCACCTGGGTCTGCAGACGCCCGCAGTCATGCCTACTCGGCACATTCAGGAGGCCATCACAGTTCCGGCCCAGCGAGTGTCTCCCATGCCGAATATGCCGCCCTGCATGCTTGGCCTGATCAACCGCCGCAGCCGTGTGGTTTGGGTCGCTGATTTAGCACTGCTCCTGGGTCTGCCCATTGCTCAAGCCCTATCGCACCAGTACAACCTGATTTTGATGCAGGTGGGCACAGTCTCTCTGGCCATGCGAGTTCACGAAATCGACGGCATTCTCAGCATCAGTCCAGAGATGATTCAAGCTCCTCCGGCGCATATTCCTGCCACCCTAATTCCCTACCTGAGAGGGTGCATTCTTCAACCTGCCGAAGTGCTGCTGGCTCTCAATGCTGAAGCTATTGTCCAGTCCTCCGCTCTGCAATTCCACTCAGCCTAA